The stretch of DNA TGCAGGACACGCTCGTCATCGCGTCGTTCTATCCCGAGGTGTTCGACTTCGGCAAGGGCTGCGGCCGCTACATCGCCTGGGGCGTCTTCGAACGTCCGTCCATGGAATACGCCGACCGCTACCTGCCGATGGCCGTGCTCGACGACGCGCTCAACGTCAGCGACGTCGACGAACATCTCATCACCGAGTACATGGGCCGCTCCTGGTACAAGGGCTCTGACACCTACGCCTCGCCGTACTTCGTCACCGAGCCGGAATTCACCTCTTACGACGTGAACGATCGCTACACGTGGGTGAAGTGCCCGGCCTACGACGGCAAGCCCTACGAAGCGGGCGGACTGTCCCGCGTGCTGGCCGCCTATCAGCGCAAAGTGCCCGAGGTCGTCGACATGGTCGACGACGTGCTGGCCGCTCTCGGCGCACGCGACGTCGCGGCGCTGCAGAACACGATGGGCCGCACCGGCGTGCGCCAGGTCGAAACCGTCTACATCGCCGGCCTCATGAAGGAATGGGTCGCCGAGCTGTGCGAAGCGGTCAAGGGCGGCGACTCCGAGTACTTCCGTCCGGCCGAGCACATCTCCGGCGCCGGCACGGGTCTGTGGGAAGCGCCTCGCGGTGCGCTCTATCACAGCGAGTCGGTCAAGGACGGCAAGATCGACGGCTATCAGATCATCATCCCGTCCACGTGGAACCTCGCTCCCATGAACGAGAACGGCGAGCACGGTCCCATGGAGCAGGCCCTCATCGGCTGCCCGGTCGAAGACATCGAGAAGCCCATCAACGCCCTGCGCACGGTGCACAGCTTCGACCCCTGCACGGCTTGCGCGGTGCACATCACCGAGAAACGCACGGGCAAGACGTTCGAGACGGTCACGAGCCCCTGGGGGGTGAAGTAACATGGCACATTTGGCACATTATCGCGAGGCCCATCCGCTGCCGTTCGTTATCACGCACTGGATCAACCTCGTCTCGATGATCATCCTCATCGTCACCGGCTTCAGCATCCACTTCCCGTTCTGGCCTGGCTTCATGGGCATTGCCCGCGGCTGCCACATCTTCTTCGGCTTCGTGCTGTTCATCAACTGCGTCGTGCGCGTCCTTATGGCGTTCTTCGTGAAGTCTTCGCCCACGGGCGGCACGCGCGAACAGGTGACCGACTTCAAGACCTGGCTGCCCCAGGCCGACAACCGCCATCAGGCTCTGGAATGGGTGAAGTACTACCTGTTCTTGAAGAAAGACCATCCGCTTGGAGCCAAGCTGGGCGTTCCGCAAAAGATCAGCTACCTGCTCATCCCCATCCTGGTCGTCGTCATGTTCTGGACGGGCCTGTGCCTGTGGTCCACGACGGCCAACATGGCGCCCTTTGCCGCTACCACGACGCTTGTCGGCGGCGCGATGTCCATGCGCATCATCCACTACTTCTTGATGTACGTGTTCATCTGCTTCATGCTCATCCACATCTATCTGGCCAACGTCGAAGGCACGGCTCCTTCCGCGCTCATGTTCTTCCACAGGGAGCACGGCGGACTCACCTACGACCCGCACAAGCACAACATCTCCGGCGAGGACGACCTCGGCCATGTTGGCAGGTAAACGGCGCGCAAGCAGCGTTTAGCGTCTAGCCACGATTGATGGAAGGCCCCGGCTCACAGCGAGCCGGGGCCTTTTTGCATGCGGCCGCCGGGCGCCTCTTTCGCCATTTACGGAGCCGTGCGCGATCGCGCAGGCGTACCTGTTGGGCGACCCGCTATACTGGTGCAACGAAACGATGAGGAAGGGGGCGTGGCCGATGGCGGAATTGACCGACGAGCAGATCGCGCGGGAAGAGGAGTTTCTCAAGGGCCTGCCGCGCGTGAACCTGGGCGCGCTGTTCATGCCGCCGGTGTGGGGCGCGGCGCACGGATTCTGGGTGACGCTTCTGTTCTATCCGGCGTGGCTTTTGGCCGACAACTGCTTTTTCGCCGCATACTGCAATCCCTCGGTGCTTTCTATCGGCGTCGCCGTTCTCGTGTTCGTCAGCCTGCTCGTGGTCACCGTCGTTTTCGCCATCGTCAGCCAGCCGATCGCCGCGCACCGGGCCGAGAACGCGGGCGTTTCGCGCGAGCGCTACCTCAAGCGACAGCGGGCGTGGGCCGTGGCATGCATCGTCGCCGGCCTCGTCATGATCGCGGCCGCCACCTATTACAACCTAGCCTTTCGGCCGCCGTTCGAGGCGTAGGGGGCTGCTGTGGCTGGGCAAGCGCCGCGGCGCATCGCCGTGTTCTGCGTCGGCAACAAGCTCATGCTTGACGACGGGCTGGGGCCGGCGGTGTACGAAGAGCTCGAACGCGCCTGGACGATGCCCGACAACGTCGACGTGTTCGACGTGGG from Xiamenia xianingshaonis encodes:
- a CDS encoding nickel-dependent hydrogenase large subunit, whose translation is MTRSIIDPITRIEGHLRVEMEVENDVVTDAWVSGGCFRGMELCVTGRTPEDAAQIVQRICGVCPISHAHASSIAAERAYGITIPNNARIIRNLLEGAQFLHSHILWLYNLAGLDYVNPLNALTANIADTYALAEEAGTSANTDFKALQEQLKKFADNGQLSIFSGNWFDADGGKAFKMTPEADLICTAHYLEALKMQAKASQISALLGGKMPHIMTLLPGGTAFVPTESKLDDLKALVDDLYDWVSTTVLQDTLVIASFYPEVFDFGKGCGRYIAWGVFERPSMEYADRYLPMAVLDDALNVSDVDEHLITEYMGRSWYKGSDTYASPYFVTEPEFTSYDVNDRYTWVKCPAYDGKPYEAGGLSRVLAAYQRKVPEVVDMVDDVLAALGARDVAALQNTMGRTGVRQVETVYIAGLMKEWVAELCEAVKGGDSEYFRPAEHISGAGTGLWEAPRGALYHSESVKDGKIDGYQIIIPSTWNLAPMNENGEHGPMEQALIGCPVEDIEKPINALRTVHSFDPCTACAVHITEKRTGKTFETVTSPWGVK
- a CDS encoding cytochrome b/b6 domain-containing protein, encoding MAHLAHYREAHPLPFVITHWINLVSMIILIVTGFSIHFPFWPGFMGIARGCHIFFGFVLFINCVVRVLMAFFVKSSPTGGTREQVTDFKTWLPQADNRHQALEWVKYYLFLKKDHPLGAKLGVPQKISYLLIPILVVVMFWTGLCLWSTTANMAPFAATTTLVGGAMSMRIIHYFLMYVFICFMLIHIYLANVEGTAPSALMFFHREHGGLTYDPHKHNISGEDDLGHVGR
- a CDS encoding viscotoxin-A3; translation: MAELTDEQIAREEEFLKGLPRVNLGALFMPPVWGAAHGFWVTLLFYPAWLLADNCFFAAYCNPSVLSIGVAVLVFVSLLVVTVVFAIVSQPIAAHRAENAGVSRERYLKRQRAWAVACIVAGLVMIAAATYYNLAFRPPFEA